A genomic region of Streptosporangium lutulentum contains the following coding sequences:
- a CDS encoding TetR/AcrR family transcriptional regulator, which produces MARAGVTVELLAEAAAELADEVGLENVTVSELARRFGVKDASLYSHIQNAHELRVRVAVLALAELADRVAAALAGRAGKDALVAFADAYRDYAREHPGRYTATQVELDPETAKASAARRHSDMARAILRGYSLAEPDQTDAVRLLGSTFHGFVSLERAGGFRHHPRGADESWGRVLDTLDVALRNWPAQAVDSGSGRKQRGS; this is translated from the coding sequence ATGGCGCGTGCCGGAGTGACGGTCGAGCTGCTGGCCGAGGCGGCGGCGGAACTGGCCGACGAGGTGGGGCTGGAGAACGTGACGGTCTCGGAGCTGGCGCGCAGGTTCGGCGTGAAGGACGCCAGCCTGTACTCACACATCCAAAACGCGCACGAGCTGCGGGTCCGGGTGGCCGTGCTGGCCCTGGCCGAGCTCGCCGACCGGGTCGCGGCGGCACTGGCGGGGCGGGCGGGCAAGGACGCGCTGGTCGCCTTCGCCGACGCCTACCGCGACTACGCCAGGGAGCATCCGGGCAGATACACGGCGACGCAGGTCGAGCTCGACCCGGAGACCGCGAAGGCGAGCGCCGCGCGACGACACTCGGACATGGCGCGGGCCATCCTGCGGGGCTACTCGCTGGCGGAACCCGACCAGACCGATGCGGTCCGGCTGCTGGGCAGCACCTTTCACGGGTTCGTGAGCCTGGAACGGGCAGGCGGCTTCCGCCATCATCCACGCGGTGCGGACGAATCCTGGGGTCGAGTGCTCGACACACTCGACGTCGCGCTCCGCAACTGGCCGGCGCAGGCCGTCGATTCCGGCAGCGGCCGGAAACAGAGGGGCTCCTGA
- a CDS encoding N-acetylmuramoyl-L-alanine amidase, with the protein MLLAGSLLPLAHLAGPPASTAPTAPPSQTAPAGTLDSAFARAAATYEVPRDLLVTLGYAETHLDGHGGAPSASGGYGVMHLVSSPAGRTLERAATLTRQPVAALKADDAANIVGGAAVLRAYADELGLDATARKDPGKWYQAVAKYGNASTPEVSRLYADTVYELLAKGVQAVTTGGEAVTTTARTVQLDRGGYGTARDLGTLAAAAVDYPSARWVAARSSNYAVSKRPSSNVIDRIVVHVTQGSYAGTISWFQNPASQVSSHYVVRSSDGAVTQMVREKDRAWHAGNYNSRSVGIEHEGFVDNASWFTDSMYRASAALTRSIADRYGIPKDRAHIVGHNQVPGATHTDPGPKWDWTRYMQLVNGGGNPNTPQSVCGKGYTLVDSAALGSAGTVYLLYNTANDNNCVATMKNSSLGKATATTAYLEVQGQRRVTHSGNVTHYAGPVRGYALDKCVKWGGKAGSFSYNSPFEYCIST; encoded by the coding sequence ATGCTGCTGGCAGGCTCACTTCTTCCTCTCGCGCACCTGGCGGGACCGCCCGCCAGTACCGCCCCGACGGCCCCACCGTCTCAGACCGCCCCGGCGGGCACCCTGGACTCGGCCTTCGCCCGCGCCGCCGCGACCTACGAGGTGCCCCGCGACCTGCTGGTCACGCTCGGATACGCCGAGACCCACCTCGACGGGCACGGCGGCGCGCCGAGCGCGAGCGGCGGCTACGGAGTCATGCACCTGGTCAGCAGCCCGGCCGGCCGCACCCTGGAACGCGCGGCGACACTGACCAGGCAACCGGTCGCGGCGCTGAAGGCCGACGACGCGGCCAACATCGTGGGCGGCGCGGCGGTGCTGCGCGCCTACGCCGACGAGCTCGGCCTGGACGCGACCGCCCGCAAGGACCCCGGGAAGTGGTATCAGGCGGTGGCCAAGTACGGCAACGCCTCGACCCCCGAGGTGTCCCGGCTGTACGCCGACACCGTCTACGAACTGCTGGCCAAGGGGGTACAAGCCGTCACCACCGGCGGCGAGGCTGTGACCACGACGGCGCGGACGGTGCAGCTCGACCGCGGCGGCTACGGCACGGCACGTGATCTGGGCACCCTGGCCGCCGCGGCCGTGGACTACCCCTCGGCCCGCTGGGTGGCGGCCAGGTCCTCCAACTACGCCGTCTCCAAGCGCCCGTCCAGCAACGTGATCGACCGGATCGTCGTCCACGTGACCCAGGGCTCCTACGCGGGCACGATCTCCTGGTTCCAGAACCCCGCGTCCCAGGTCTCGTCCCACTACGTCGTCCGCTCCTCGGACGGCGCCGTCACCCAGATGGTCCGTGAGAAGGACCGGGCCTGGCACGCCGGGAATTACAACAGCCGGTCGGTCGGCATCGAGCACGAGGGCTTCGTCGACAACGCCTCCTGGTTCACCGACTCGATGTACCGCGCGTCGGCCGCGCTGACCCGCAGCATCGCCGACCGGTACGGCATCCCCAAGGACCGCGCCCACATCGTCGGGCACAACCAGGTGCCCGGTGCGACGCACACCGACCCGGGCCCCAAGTGGGACTGGACCAGATACATGCAACTGGTCAACGGCGGCGGTAACCCGAACACCCCGCAGTCGGTCTGCGGCAAGGGCTACACGCTGGTCGACAGCGCGGCCCTCGGCTCGGCGGGCACCGTCTACCTGCTCTACAACACCGCCAACGACAACAACTGCGTGGCCACCATGAAGAACTCGTCCCTCGGCAAGGCCACCGCCACCACGGCCTACCTCGAGGTACAGGGCCAACGCCGGGTCACCCACTCCGGCAACGTCACCCACTACGCCGGCCCGGTACGCGGCTACGCGCTCGACAAGTGCGTCAAATGGGGCGGCAAGGCCGGCTCCTTCTCCTACAACAGTCCCTTCGAGTACTGCATATCCACCTAG
- a CDS encoding ArsR/SmtB family transcription factor, producing MRQLESVLQVGGDTDIAMIGALVADPGRCRILLALDDGRALPASHLAAEAGVSPATASSHLGKLTEAGLLAVEARGRHRYYHLAGPAVAHLIEALQQLAPAAPIRSLRQESRARALREARTCYDHLAGRLGVELMSAMIERGHLSGGDGTFDLARAHHDQPTGYGHDVDYTLTESGEALLTGFGLHLPICRRPVRYCVDWSEQRHHLAGALGRGLLGRFTQADWIRRTDTTRAVRLTDIGRQSLHDLFGVDLTSP from the coding sequence ATGAGACAGCTGGAATCCGTACTCCAGGTGGGCGGAGACACCGACATCGCGATGATCGGCGCTCTGGTCGCCGACCCCGGGCGATGCCGGATCCTGCTCGCCCTCGATGACGGCCGGGCCCTGCCCGCCAGCCATCTGGCCGCCGAAGCCGGGGTCAGCCCCGCCACCGCCAGCAGCCACCTGGGCAAACTGACCGAAGCAGGGCTGCTCGCCGTCGAGGCCCGTGGACGCCACCGCTACTACCACCTCGCCGGGCCCGCCGTCGCGCACCTCATCGAGGCCCTGCAACAACTCGCGCCCGCCGCACCGATCCGCTCGCTCCGTCAGGAAAGTCGCGCCCGGGCGCTGCGCGAGGCCCGCACCTGCTACGACCACCTGGCCGGGCGCCTGGGCGTCGAACTCATGTCCGCGATGATCGAACGCGGCCATCTGAGCGGCGGGGACGGCACCTTCGACCTCGCGCGCGCCCACCACGACCAGCCCACCGGCTACGGCCACGACGTCGACTACACCCTCACCGAATCCGGTGAGGCACTCCTCACCGGATTCGGCCTGCACCTGCCGATATGCCGACGGCCCGTCCGCTACTGCGTCGATTGGAGCGAGCAACGCCACCACCTCGCCGGAGCACTCGGCCGCGGCCTGCTCGGCCGGTTCACGCAAGCCGACTGGATACGGCGCACCGACACCACCCGCGCCGTCCGCCTCACCGACATCGGCCGCCAAAGCCTGCACGACCTCTTCGGCGTCGACCTCACGTCACCGTGA
- a CDS encoding FBP domain-containing protein: protein MRSISEDEIRASFVNCTKGEAKRLAVPRDLDARPWDDLDFLGWQDPSSPGRAYLVAEHEDGLAGVALRRATSHAGQVRRSMCSLCLTTHTGDGVSLMVARLPGGGGNSVGTYICTDLACSLYLRGKKDVGPGGRMHESLTLEEKIHRTSANVTGFLRKVTQ, encoded by the coding sequence ATGAGGTCAATCAGCGAGGACGAGATCCGCGCCTCTTTTGTCAACTGCACCAAGGGCGAGGCCAAACGCCTTGCCGTACCCAGGGACCTGGATGCCCGGCCGTGGGACGACCTCGACTTCCTGGGCTGGCAGGACCCCTCGTCGCCGGGGCGCGCCTACCTGGTCGCCGAGCACGAGGACGGCCTGGCAGGGGTGGCACTGCGACGGGCCACCTCGCATGCCGGACAGGTGCGGCGCAGCATGTGCTCGCTCTGCCTGACCACGCACACCGGCGACGGCGTGTCGCTGATGGTCGCCCGTCTCCCCGGCGGCGGCGGCAACTCCGTGGGCACCTACATCTGCACCGACCTGGCCTGCTCCCTCTACCTGCGCGGCAAGAAGGACGTCGGACCCGGTGGGCGGATGCACGAGTCGCTCACGCTCGAAGAGAAGATCCACAGGACCTCGGCCAACGTGACCGGGTTCCTGCGGAAGGTGACCCAATGA
- a CDS encoding copper resistance CopC family protein gives MARWLDRLLVLTLVAGVALTALTTPAAAHGQLVVSTPAKDSTVSTPLESLALYFTEKPSADAYFTLTAPSGVRVDRPWSHGEPIRLDEPVQEYTLINGVWEPSLYHTGFPAKVPVAHWPERGLYVARYQSVASDGEAVQGEVRFTYTGKTSAPPKGWKAPTNPPNPALLAALGHGGPTPTRAFGATTPQPASPAVPQTGPQSAPATPQAGSQPAPPTDSGTGVMVWLLPAVLVAGVGVMVVRAARRPSPSGTTRPHPAGPRARTPAQRAAPPRKARRTKAAKRR, from the coding sequence ATGGCGCGGTGGCTGGACCGGTTGCTCGTGCTGACCCTCGTCGCCGGCGTCGCGCTGACCGCCCTCACGACACCCGCGGCCGCGCACGGCCAGCTCGTGGTGTCGACACCGGCCAAGGACAGCACGGTGTCCACCCCGCTGGAGTCGCTCGCGCTCTACTTCACCGAGAAGCCCTCCGCCGACGCGTACTTCACCCTCACCGCCCCCAGCGGCGTCCGAGTCGACCGGCCCTGGTCGCACGGCGAGCCCATCCGTCTCGACGAGCCGGTTCAGGAGTACACGCTCATCAACGGCGTCTGGGAACCGAGCCTCTACCACACCGGATTCCCGGCGAAGGTCCCGGTTGCCCACTGGCCGGAGCGGGGCCTGTACGTCGCGCGCTACCAGTCGGTCGCCTCGGACGGCGAGGCGGTCCAAGGGGAGGTCCGGTTCACCTACACGGGCAAGACCTCGGCGCCGCCCAAGGGCTGGAAGGCCCCCACCAACCCGCCCAACCCCGCCCTGCTGGCCGCGCTCGGCCACGGCGGCCCCACCCCGACCAGGGCGTTCGGGGCCACCACGCCCCAGCCCGCGTCGCCTGCCGTACCGCAGACCGGGCCGCAGTCCGCGCCCGCCACACCCCAGGCCGGATCTCAGCCGGCGCCCCCCACCGACTCCGGCACCGGCGTGATGGTGTGGCTGCTGCCCGCCGTCCTCGTCGCCGGCGTGGGGGTCATGGTGGTCCGGGCGGCACGCCGGCCCTCGCCCTCGGGAACGACCCGGCCGCATCCCGCCGGGCCCCGGGCGAGAACGCCGGCCCAGCGCGCGGCCCCGCCGCGCAAGGCACGGCGCACCAAGGCCGCCAAGCGACGTTGA
- a CDS encoding Xaa-Pro dipeptidyl-peptidase, which produces MPKLRAVLIAFAVVAAGATPAHANTEPSITVKQGRTQPVFSYADAIRESVYVESSVDSDSNGKLDRVRVDIIRPKESGPRLKVPVIIDESPYYDNSGRGNEAERKTYDANGNITKFPLFYDNYFVPRGYAVLHVDMIGTTGSEGCPDVGGPADVLGGKAVIDWLNGRAAAYRADGTPAAANWTTGKAAMIGKSYDGTLANAVAATGVKGLETIVPISAISSWYKYQRSNGVVYNYNYMSRLGNTVDTDPDAKCAAVRARMDAEDGDDTGNYNAFWAERDYISGSLADVSKVRASVFAVHTVNDLNVKPDHFSEWWQALADRNVPRKIWVGQYQHVDPFDFEGRRDIWVDTLHGWFDYWLLGVKNEIMREPRADVQTSLNTWITQRDWPAPLALKVPFRPAADGSFGLISARKGQTATFTDVRQSEDAMVADVGTTKPGRVAFTTGALPLDLRLSGTPVVDLRVALDKPTSNLTALLVDFGEDTRVDWRRNQGVTNLTEESCHGESTAADDACYKKVVTNLATRPLEIVARGWIDVQNRQSLSSPSPLTPGTYGQVKWETLPQEYIFKKGHRLGLVVAGTDSNYSGETATGANVTIDLAKSKVDIPLALTLLTSRDVPKDTSRWQGPQQLNLPVPEENTFF; this is translated from the coding sequence TTGCCAAAGTTACGAGCAGTCCTCATCGCCTTCGCCGTTGTCGCGGCGGGTGCAACCCCGGCTCACGCGAACACCGAGCCCTCCATCACCGTCAAGCAGGGGCGGACCCAGCCGGTCTTCTCCTACGCCGACGCCATCCGCGAGTCCGTCTACGTCGAGTCGAGCGTCGACAGCGACTCCAACGGGAAACTGGACCGGGTCCGCGTTGACATCATCAGGCCCAAGGAGTCGGGCCCCAGGCTCAAGGTGCCGGTGATCATCGACGAGAGCCCGTACTACGACAACTCCGGTCGTGGCAACGAGGCCGAGCGGAAGACCTACGACGCCAACGGCAACATCACGAAATTCCCCCTGTTCTACGACAACTATTTCGTGCCGCGTGGTTACGCCGTCCTCCACGTCGACATGATCGGCACCACCGGGTCCGAGGGCTGCCCCGACGTCGGCGGCCCGGCCGACGTGCTGGGCGGCAAGGCCGTCATCGACTGGCTGAACGGCCGCGCCGCCGCCTACCGCGCCGACGGCACGCCCGCGGCCGCGAACTGGACCACCGGCAAGGCCGCGATGATCGGCAAGTCCTACGACGGCACGCTGGCCAACGCCGTCGCGGCGACCGGGGTGAAGGGGCTGGAGACGATCGTCCCGATCTCGGCGATCAGCTCGTGGTACAAGTACCAGCGCTCCAACGGCGTGGTCTACAACTACAACTACATGTCGCGGCTGGGAAACACCGTCGACACCGACCCCGACGCCAAGTGCGCGGCCGTACGGGCGCGCATGGACGCCGAGGACGGCGACGACACCGGCAACTACAACGCCTTCTGGGCCGAGCGGGACTACATCTCCGGCTCGCTGGCCGACGTCTCCAAGGTGCGCGCCAGCGTCTTCGCCGTGCACACGGTCAACGACCTCAACGTCAAGCCCGACCACTTCTCCGAGTGGTGGCAGGCCCTGGCCGACAGGAACGTGCCCCGCAAGATCTGGGTCGGGCAGTACCAGCACGTCGACCCCTTCGACTTCGAGGGTCGCCGGGACATCTGGGTCGACACGCTGCACGGCTGGTTCGACTACTGGCTGCTCGGCGTGAAGAACGAGATCATGCGCGAGCCCCGCGCCGACGTGCAGACCAGCCTCAACACCTGGATCACCCAGCGCGACTGGCCGGCACCGCTCGCCCTGAAGGTCCCGTTCCGTCCCGCGGCCGACGGCTCGTTCGGCCTCATCTCCGCCAGGAAGGGGCAGACCGCCACGTTCACCGACGTCCGCCAGTCCGAGGACGCGATGGTGGCCGACGTCGGCACGACCAAGCCGGGAAGGGTGGCCTTCACCACCGGCGCGTTGCCGTTGGACCTGCGCCTGTCCGGTACGCCCGTGGTGGACCTGCGCGTCGCGCTCGACAAGCCCACCTCGAACCTGACCGCGCTTCTCGTCGACTTCGGCGAGGACACCCGGGTCGACTGGCGTCGTAACCAGGGCGTCACCAACCTCACCGAGGAGAGCTGCCACGGCGAGAGCACGGCCGCCGACGACGCCTGCTACAAGAAGGTCGTCACCAACCTGGCCACCCGCCCGCTGGAGATCGTCGCCCGCGGCTGGATCGACGTGCAGAACCGCCAGTCGCTCAGCTCGCCCTCACCGCTGACGCCGGGCACCTACGGCCAGGTCAAGTGGGAGACCCTGCCGCAGGAGTACATCTTCAAGAAGGGCCACAGGCTGGGCCTCGTGGTCGCCGGTACCGACTCGAACTACAGCGGCGAGACGGCCACCGGTGCGAACGTCACCATCGACCTGGCCAAGAGCAAGGTCGACATCCCGCTGGCGCTCACCCTCCTCACCAGCCGTGACGTGCCGAAGGACACGTCCAGGTGGCAGGGCCCGCAGCAGCTGAACCTGCCGGTGCCGGAGGAGAACACGTTCTTCTGA